The segment ATATATTTTTTCCGGGCGGTTTTGGAACAATTGACGAGTTTTCTGAAATTTTAACCCTTATTCAGACAAAGAAGATGGAAAAGGTGGCTATGGTTTGTGTGGGCAAGGAATTTTGGCAGACATTGAGGGATTGGATGAGAGTGCAAATGATTGATGTGGGAGAAGATTTGGTGTCCGAAAAAGATTTTGATTTGTTTCAGGTGGTGGACACGGCGGAAGAGGCGTTTGAAATTGTGAAGCAGTCGAGGGAAAGAGAGTTCTTTTGAACTTGTTGATAATTTTTATTTAGGCGTTCATGTTTTTTAAGAAGAGTACTTGATTTTTAAATTATCAATTTTCAATGACCAATTATCAATTAATTATCCAGCCTTCGCTACCCACTTCGCTAAAGCTACGAGGGTCAGGAAAGCTTCGGCCGGCAGGCAATTCTTGAATTATCAATTTCGCGACGACATCGTAATTGAACATTTAAACATTGATAATTCATTGAAAATTGGGAATTGAAAATTGAAAATTTTTTTAGAATTATTTTTATGCGTAGGATAACAACAGAGGAGCTGGTGGCTTCTAAACCACAACTTGAAAATTTTAAGAAGCTGCCTAAAACACCCATCACCGTTGTGGTGGATGGCATCCGCTCGCTCGACAATGTCGGTTTGATTTTTCGAATTTGCGATGGTTTTCGGATAAAAAAACTTTACCTTTGTGGGATCACCGGTTATCCGATGGTTGAGAACGACGAACGTCCACCGCATACAATCGAGCGACAAGATCGGAGGATTAAGAAGACGGCAATCAAAAATGTTGATTATATGGATTGGGAATATAAACCGGACGTTGAAGCAGTAATAAATATGCAAAAATCATTAGGTGATAAGATTGTCGTTTTGGAACAGACGGACAAGAGTACCGATTTTCAAAAAACCAACTACCGGTTTCCGTTAACCTTGGTTGTGGGGCACGAACGAACAGGAGTTTCCGACGCGATTTTGAAAATTGCCGATAATATTATTGAAATTCCCATGCACGGCATGGGGAACTCGCATAACGTGGCGGTGTCTACTGCTATTGTGTTGGCACGTGTGCATGGTTTTATGAATAAATCTAACTAAATATGGGTATTAATTTTCAAGTATCAATTCCCAATTTTCAATTAATTATCCAGCCTTCGCTAAAGCTACGGCCGGCAGGCAATAATTCAATTATCAATTACTGAATCGCTGTTAAATTGA is part of the bacterium genome and harbors:
- a CDS encoding TrmH family RNA methyltransferase encodes the protein MRRITTEELVASKPQLENFKKLPKTPITVVVDGIRSLDNVGLIFRICDGFRIKKLYLCGITGYPMVENDERPPHTIERQDRRIKKTAIKNVDYMDWEYKPDVEAVINMQKSLGDKIVVLEQTDKSTDFQKTNYRFPLTLVVGHERTGVSDAILKIADNIIEIPMHGMGNSHNVAVSTAIVLARVHGFMNKSN